A portion of the Oncorhynchus keta strain PuntledgeMale-10-30-2019 unplaced genomic scaffold, Oket_V2 Un_contig_16796_pilon_pilon, whole genome shotgun sequence genome contains these proteins:
- the LOC118375206 gene encoding uncharacterized protein LOC118375206 isoform X11 produces the protein MRKDRCCHNRLIEVRRVTQERQAGSERLGSSERRKEKTQGYRQKTQQPVPTNSYLAMTDVLPGSHARTPEPELRLVLLGTIGCGKTLSGDTLLGQSSSGSPSSSGSSPRLCQLRPGASEGRRLTVVEAPRWYWSGGHMEAGVRKETERVLELAAPGPHAFLLLVPVGQFTEVEHRVPAELEEVFGEGVLKHTLVLFTCGDYLMGQGAGQYLEGEDPGLREVIDRCGGQYHVLNNRRPQDREQVRELLEKVEDMVQKNRGCYIRQNTLQREMEEQGRERERELKEKVEEQGRGRERELKEKVEEQGREKERELKRYKVEEKETVLESRHVTNTETRRYCGSQRREVTPNSAIERRREEEREEIKRGEESEEMENWKEEMEKIKRDERRKSRKEKEEMERKIEEEWEKRRKDEMEKRRKRERELKEKVEEQARGRERELKEKVEEQARGRERELKEKVEEQARGRERELESRRVTNTETRRYWGNRKREVTPNSVIERRREEEREVIKRRREEMERKREEEIERRREEGEDMEEKVTVKPLVNCLQSTPAQQQQSKKTQNGGPALFTRIPSFHLTEEGDILSQLSEIEAKPAQKVVNTFCHRINSIGEKTTTSSSSQSELRVVLLGRSGSGKSAAGNIILGREEFVSRPDITTAVTQDCQKSRALVAGRRVAVVDTPDWFRSEHPPDVVRSQLSSCVALSAPGPHAFILCVPVDQPAQAELQALGALEKVFGPGAVRTHTLVLFTHSDRLKESGKVGVEGVEKYISSQRRDLLELVKRCGDRYHVMERGSGGEGEEERKRRSVGELLDKVEQTVREGGGECFSCPLFQEAEDRVRQRQEEIVRGRGEEVKRQALHSYSMQPLRETEEDEEENERTREEAEKSVSALELENLPSLSSSPAWYSSLLRSVWEKVGAGASKVPKLTAGGALLGGVVGVFFGGPIGGAIGATAGSVVTEVGRRRFSQTKNSAEETDATGRIEGEILDKVLKTE, from the exons ctaTGACTGACGTCCTCCCCGGCAGCCATGCCAGAACTCCAGAGCCAGAGCTCCGCCTGGTCCTCCTCGGGACCATCGGCTGTGGCAAGACCCTGTCAGGAGACACCCTCCTGGGCCAGTCCTCCTCcggctctccttcctcctctggtTCTTCCCCCAGGCTTTGCCAGCTGAGGCCTGGGGCCTCCGAGGGCCGGAGGTTGACCGTGGTGGAGGCCCCTCGCTGGTACTGGAGCGGGGGCCACATGGAGGCTGGGgtgaggaaggagacagagagggtactTGAGCTGGCTGCCCCGGGGCCACACGCCTTCCTGCTGCTGGTTCCTGTCGGCCAGTTCACAGAG GTGGAGCACAGAGTGCCCGCTGAGCTGGAAGAGGTGTTTGGGGAGGGGGTGTTGAAACACACCCTGGTGCTGTTCACCTGTGGAGACTACCTGATGGGCCAGGGGGCGGGGCAgtacctggagggagaggaccctgggctcaggGAGGTGATTGACAGGTGTGGGGGCCAATACCACGTCCTCAACAACCGCCGACCGCAGGAcagggagcaggtcagggagctgCTGGAGAAG GTGGAGGACATGGTACAAAAGAACAGAGGATGCTACATACGACAAAACAccctgcagagagagatggaagaacaagggagggagagagagagggaactgaaggagaag gtggaagaacaagggagggggagagagagggaactgaaggagaaggtggaagaacaagggagggagaaagagagggaactgAAGAGGTAcaaagtggaggagaaagagactgtGCTGGAATCTAGACACgtcacaaacacagagacacgcaGATATTGTGGAAGCCAGAGAAGAGAGGTTACACCTAACTCTGctatagagaggagaagagaggaagagagggaagagatcaagagaggggaagagagtgaggAGATGGAAAACTggaaggaagagatggagaagataaagagggatgagagaaggaagagcaggaaagagaaggaagagatggagagaaaaatagaggaagagtgggagaagagaagaaaagatgagatggagaagagaaggaagagagagagggaactgaaggagaag gtggaagaacaagcgagggggagagagagagaactgaaggagaag gtggaagaacaagcgagggggagagagagggaactgaaggagaaggtggaagaacaagcgagggggagagagagggaactggaATCTAGACGCGTCACCAACACAGAGACACGCAGATATTGGGGAAACAGGAAAAGAGAGGTTACACCTAACTCTGTtatagagaggagaagagaggaagagagggaagtgatcaagaggagaagggaagagatggagaggaaaagagaagaagagattgagaggagaagggaagagggggaagataTGGAAGAGAAAGTGACTGTGAAACCCTTGGTTAACTGTCTTCAATCAACACCAGCACAACAGCAGCAGTCAAAAAAAACCCAGAATGGTGGTCCAGCACTGTTCACAAGGATCCCTAGTTTCCATCTGACTGAAG AGGGCGATATACTCTCACAGCTGTCCGAAATCGAAGCAAAACCAGCCCAGAAAGTTGTTAATACCT TCTGCCACAGAATCAACAGCATTGGAGAGAAGacaaccacctcctcctcctcccagtcaGAGTTGCGTGTGGTTCTGCTGGGtaggtcagggtcagggaagAGTGCAGCAGGTAATATCATACTGGGGCGGGAGGAGTTTGTGTCTCGACCAGACATTACCACAGCCGTCACTCAGGACTGTCAGAAGAGCAGGGCCCTCGTTGCCGGGAGACGG GTGGCAGTGGTGGACACTCCAGACTGGTTCCGCTCCGAGCACCCTCCCGATGTGGTCCGCTCCCAGCTGTCGTCCTGTGTGGCCCTCTCGGCCCCTGGCCCCCACGCCTTCATCCTCTGTGTCCCCGTAGACCAACCAGCCCAGGCAGAGCTGCAGGCTCTAGGGGCCCTAGAGAAAGTCTTTGGTCCCGGGGCGGTCCGGACCCACACCCTGGTCCTCTTCACTCACTCCGATCGGTTGAAGGAGAGCGGGAAAGTGGGAGTGGAAGGAGTGGAGAAGTATATCTCCAGCCAGAGGAGAGATTTGTTAGAGTTGGTTAAACGATGTGGGGATCGGTATcatgtgatggagagagggagcggaGGAGAaggcgaggaggagaggaagaggaggagtgtggGGGAGTTATTGGATAAGGTGGAGCAgacggtgagagagggaggaggagagtgttTCTCCTGTCCGCTCTTCCAGGAGGCGGAGGAtagggtgagacagagacaggaggagatagtgaggggaagaggagaggaggtgaagagacaAGCGCTTCATTCCTACTCCATGCAGCccttgagagagacagaggaagatgaggaggagaatgagagaacgagagaggaggCGGAGAAGAGTGTGAGCGCCCTGGAATTGGAAAATCTTCCCTCGCTCTCGTCCTCTCCTGCATGGTATTCGTCGCTCCTTCGCTCGGTGTGGGAGAAGGTGGGGGCGGGAGCGAGTAAGGTCCCCAAGCTGACGGCTGGAGGTGCGCTGCTGGGTGGGGTGGTGGGCGTGTTCTTTGGAGGGCCCATAGGGGGAGCTATAGGGGCCACTGCTGGATCTGTGGTCACTGAGGTGGGGAGAAGGAGGTTTAGCCAGACAAAGAACTCAGCAGAAGAGACAGATGCCACAGGGAGAATAGAAGGAGAAATCTTGGACAAGGTGTtgaaaacagagtga
- the LOC118375206 gene encoding GTPase IMAP family member 8-like isoform X32 gives MRKDRCCHNRLIEVRRVTQERQAGSERLGSSERRKEKTQGYRQKTQQPVPTNSYLAMTDVLPGSHARTPEPELRLVLLGTIGCGKTLSGDTLLGQSSSGSPSSSGSSPRLCQLRPGASEGRRLTVVEAPRWYWSGGHMEAGVRKETERVLELAAPGPHAFLLLVPVGQFTEVEHRVPAELEEVFGEGVLKHTLVLFTCGDYLMGQGAGQYLEGEDPGLREVIDRCGGQYHVLNNRRPQDREQVRELLEKVEDMVQKNRGCYIRQNTLQREMEEQGRERERELKEKVEEQGRERERELKEKVEEQGRGRERELKEKVEEQARGRERELKEKVEEQARGRERELKEKVEEQARGRERELESRRVTNTETRRYWGNRKREVTPNSVIERRREEEREVIKRRREEMERKREEEIERRREEGEDMEEKVTVKPLVNCLQSTPAQQQQSKKTQNGGPALFTRIPSFHLTEEGDILSQLSEIEAKPAQKVVNTFCHRINSIGEKTTTSSSSQSELRVVLLGRSGSGKSAAGNIILGREEFVSRPDITTAVTQDCQKSRALVAGRRVAVVDTPDWFRSEHPPDVVRSQLSSCVALSAPGPHAFILCVPVDQPAQAELQALGALEKVFGPGAVRTHTLVLFTHSDRLKESGKVGVEGVEKYISSQRRDLLELVKRCGDRYHVMERGSGGEGEEERKRRSVGELLDKVEQTVREGGGECFSCPLFQEAEDRVRQRQEEIVRGRGEEVKRQALHSYSMQPLRETEEDEEENERTREEAEKSVSALELENLPSLSSSPAWYSSLLRSVWEKVGAGASKVPKLTAGGALLGGVVGVFFGGPIGGAIGATAGSVVTEVGRRRFSQTKNSAEETDATGRIEGEILDKVLKTE, from the exons ctaTGACTGACGTCCTCCCCGGCAGCCATGCCAGAACTCCAGAGCCAGAGCTCCGCCTGGTCCTCCTCGGGACCATCGGCTGTGGCAAGACCCTGTCAGGAGACACCCTCCTGGGCCAGTCCTCCTCcggctctccttcctcctctggtTCTTCCCCCAGGCTTTGCCAGCTGAGGCCTGGGGCCTCCGAGGGCCGGAGGTTGACCGTGGTGGAGGCCCCTCGCTGGTACTGGAGCGGGGGCCACATGGAGGCTGGGgtgaggaaggagacagagagggtactTGAGCTGGCTGCCCCGGGGCCACACGCCTTCCTGCTGCTGGTTCCTGTCGGCCAGTTCACAGAG GTGGAGCACAGAGTGCCCGCTGAGCTGGAAGAGGTGTTTGGGGAGGGGGTGTTGAAACACACCCTGGTGCTGTTCACCTGTGGAGACTACCTGATGGGCCAGGGGGCGGGGCAgtacctggagggagaggaccctgggctcaggGAGGTGATTGACAGGTGTGGGGGCCAATACCACGTCCTCAACAACCGCCGACCGCAGGAcagggagcaggtcagggagctgCTGGAGAAG GTGGAGGACATGGTACAAAAGAACAGAGGATGCTACATACGACAAAACAccctgcagagagagatggaagaacaagggagggagagagagagggaactgaaggagaaggtggaagaacaagggagggagagagagagggaactgaaggagaaggtggaagaacaagggagggggagagagagggaactgaaggagaag gtggaagaacaagcgagggggagagagagagaactgaaggagaag gtggaagaacaagcgagggggagagagagggaactgaaggagaaggtggaagaacaagcgagggggagagagagggaactggaATCTAGACGCGTCACCAACACAGAGACACGCAGATATTGGGGAAACAGGAAAAGAGAGGTTACACCTAACTCTGTtatagagaggagaagagaggaagagagggaagtgatcaagaggagaagggaagagatggagaggaaaagagaagaagagattgagaggagaagggaagagggggaagataTGGAAGAGAAAGTGACTGTGAAACCCTTGGTTAACTGTCTTCAATCAACACCAGCACAACAGCAGCAGTCAAAAAAAACCCAGAATGGTGGTCCAGCACTGTTCACAAGGATCCCTAGTTTCCATCTGACTGAAG AGGGCGATATACTCTCACAGCTGTCCGAAATCGAAGCAAAACCAGCCCAGAAAGTTGTTAATACCT TCTGCCACAGAATCAACAGCATTGGAGAGAAGacaaccacctcctcctcctcccagtcaGAGTTGCGTGTGGTTCTGCTGGGtaggtcagggtcagggaagAGTGCAGCAGGTAATATCATACTGGGGCGGGAGGAGTTTGTGTCTCGACCAGACATTACCACAGCCGTCACTCAGGACTGTCAGAAGAGCAGGGCCCTCGTTGCCGGGAGACGG GTGGCAGTGGTGGACACTCCAGACTGGTTCCGCTCCGAGCACCCTCCCGATGTGGTCCGCTCCCAGCTGTCGTCCTGTGTGGCCCTCTCGGCCCCTGGCCCCCACGCCTTCATCCTCTGTGTCCCCGTAGACCAACCAGCCCAGGCAGAGCTGCAGGCTCTAGGGGCCCTAGAGAAAGTCTTTGGTCCCGGGGCGGTCCGGACCCACACCCTGGTCCTCTTCACTCACTCCGATCGGTTGAAGGAGAGCGGGAAAGTGGGAGTGGAAGGAGTGGAGAAGTATATCTCCAGCCAGAGGAGAGATTTGTTAGAGTTGGTTAAACGATGTGGGGATCGGTATcatgtgatggagagagggagcggaGGAGAaggcgaggaggagaggaagaggaggagtgtggGGGAGTTATTGGATAAGGTGGAGCAgacggtgagagagggaggaggagagtgttTCTCCTGTCCGCTCTTCCAGGAGGCGGAGGAtagggtgagacagagacaggaggagatagtgaggggaagaggagaggaggtgaagagacaAGCGCTTCATTCCTACTCCATGCAGCccttgagagagacagaggaagatgaggaggagaatgagagaacgagagaggaggCGGAGAAGAGTGTGAGCGCCCTGGAATTGGAAAATCTTCCCTCGCTCTCGTCCTCTCCTGCATGGTATTCGTCGCTCCTTCGCTCGGTGTGGGAGAAGGTGGGGGCGGGAGCGAGTAAGGTCCCCAAGCTGACGGCTGGAGGTGCGCTGCTGGGTGGGGTGGTGGGCGTGTTCTTTGGAGGGCCCATAGGGGGAGCTATAGGGGCCACTGCTGGATCTGTGGTCACTGAGGTGGGGAGAAGGAGGTTTAGCCAGACAAAGAACTCAGCAGAAGAGACAGATGCCACAGGGAGAATAGAAGGAGAAATCTTGGACAAGGTGTtgaaaacagagtga
- the LOC118375206 gene encoding GTPase IMAP family member 8-like isoform X33, producing the protein MRKDRCCHNRLIEVRRVTQERQAGSERLGSSERRKEKTQGYRQKTQQPVPTNSYLAMTDVLPGSHARTPEPELRLVLLGTIGCGKTLSGDTLLGQSSSGSPSSSGSSPRLCQLRPGASEGRRLTVVEAPRWYWSGGHMEAGVRKETERVLELAAPGPHAFLLLVPVGQFTEVEHRVPAELEEVFGEGVLKHTLVLFTCGDYLMGQGAGQYLEGEDPGLREVIDRCGGQYHVLNNRRPQDREQVRELLEKVEDMVQKNRGCYIRQNTLQREMEEQGRERERELKEKVEEQGRERERELKEKVEEQGRGRERELKEKVEEQARGRERELKEKVEEQARGRERELKEKVEEQARGRERELESRRVTNTETRRYWGNRKREVTPNSVIERRREEEREVIKRRREEMERKREEEIERRREEGEDMEEKVTVKPLVNCLQSTPAQQQQSKKTQNGGPALFTRIPSFHLTEEGDILSQLSEIEAKPAQKVVNTFCHRINSIGEKTTTSSSSQSELRVVLLGRSGSGKSAAGNIILGREEFVSRPDITTAVTQDCQKSRALVAGRRVAVVDTPDWFRSEHPPDVVRSQLSSCVALSAPGPHAFILCVPVDQPAQAELQALGALEKVFGPGAVRTHTLVLFTHSDRLKESGKVGVEGVEKYISSQRRDLLELVKRCGDRYHVMERGSGGEGEEERKRRSVGELLDKVEQTVREGGGECFSCPLFQEAEDRVRQRQEEIVRGRGEEVKRQALHSYSMQPLRETEEDEEENERTREEAEKSVSALELENLPSLSSSPAWYSSLLRSVWEKVGAGASKVPKLTAGGALLGGVVGVFFGGPIGGAIGATAGSVVTEVGRRRFSQTKNSAEETDATGRIEGEILDKVLKTE; encoded by the exons ctaTGACTGACGTCCTCCCCGGCAGCCATGCCAGAACTCCAGAGCCAGAGCTCCGCCTGGTCCTCCTCGGGACCATCGGCTGTGGCAAGACCCTGTCAGGAGACACCCTCCTGGGCCAGTCCTCCTCcggctctccttcctcctctggtTCTTCCCCCAGGCTTTGCCAGCTGAGGCCTGGGGCCTCCGAGGGCCGGAGGTTGACCGTGGTGGAGGCCCCTCGCTGGTACTGGAGCGGGGGCCACATGGAGGCTGGGgtgaggaaggagacagagagggtactTGAGCTGGCTGCCCCGGGGCCACACGCCTTCCTGCTGCTGGTTCCTGTCGGCCAGTTCACAGAG GTGGAGCACAGAGTGCCCGCTGAGCTGGAAGAGGTGTTTGGGGAGGGGGTGTTGAAACACACCCTGGTGCTGTTCACCTGTGGAGACTACCTGATGGGCCAGGGGGCGGGGCAgtacctggagggagaggaccctgggctcaggGAGGTGATTGACAGGTGTGGGGGCCAATACCACGTCCTCAACAACCGCCGACCGCAGGAcagggagcaggtcagggagctgCTGGAGAAG GTGGAGGACATGGTACAAAAGAACAGAGGATGCTACATACGACAAAACAccctgcagagagagatggaagaacaagggagggagagagagagggaactgaaggagaaggtggaagaacaagggagggagagagagagggaactgaaggagaaggtggaagaacaagggagggggagagagagggaactgaaggagaag gtggaagaacaagcgagggggagagagagggaactgaaggagaag gtggaagaacaagcgagggggagagagagggaactgaaggagaaggtggaagaacaagcgagggggagagagagggaactggaATCTAGACGCGTCACCAACACAGAGACACGCAGATATTGGGGAAACAGGAAAAGAGAGGTTACACCTAACTCTGTtatagagaggagaagagaggaagagagggaagtgatcaagaggagaagggaagagatggagaggaaaagagaagaagagattgagaggagaagggaagagggggaagataTGGAAGAGAAAGTGACTGTGAAACCCTTGGTTAACTGTCTTCAATCAACACCAGCACAACAGCAGCAGTCAAAAAAAACCCAGAATGGTGGTCCAGCACTGTTCACAAGGATCCCTAGTTTCCATCTGACTGAAG AGGGCGATATACTCTCACAGCTGTCCGAAATCGAAGCAAAACCAGCCCAGAAAGTTGTTAATACCT TCTGCCACAGAATCAACAGCATTGGAGAGAAGacaaccacctcctcctcctcccagtcaGAGTTGCGTGTGGTTCTGCTGGGtaggtcagggtcagggaagAGTGCAGCAGGTAATATCATACTGGGGCGGGAGGAGTTTGTGTCTCGACCAGACATTACCACAGCCGTCACTCAGGACTGTCAGAAGAGCAGGGCCCTCGTTGCCGGGAGACGG GTGGCAGTGGTGGACACTCCAGACTGGTTCCGCTCCGAGCACCCTCCCGATGTGGTCCGCTCCCAGCTGTCGTCCTGTGTGGCCCTCTCGGCCCCTGGCCCCCACGCCTTCATCCTCTGTGTCCCCGTAGACCAACCAGCCCAGGCAGAGCTGCAGGCTCTAGGGGCCCTAGAGAAAGTCTTTGGTCCCGGGGCGGTCCGGACCCACACCCTGGTCCTCTTCACTCACTCCGATCGGTTGAAGGAGAGCGGGAAAGTGGGAGTGGAAGGAGTGGAGAAGTATATCTCCAGCCAGAGGAGAGATTTGTTAGAGTTGGTTAAACGATGTGGGGATCGGTATcatgtgatggagagagggagcggaGGAGAaggcgaggaggagaggaagaggaggagtgtggGGGAGTTATTGGATAAGGTGGAGCAgacggtgagagagggaggaggagagtgttTCTCCTGTCCGCTCTTCCAGGAGGCGGAGGAtagggtgagacagagacaggaggagatagtgaggggaagaggagaggaggtgaagagacaAGCGCTTCATTCCTACTCCATGCAGCccttgagagagacagaggaagatgaggaggagaatgagagaacgagagaggaggCGGAGAAGAGTGTGAGCGCCCTGGAATTGGAAAATCTTCCCTCGCTCTCGTCCTCTCCTGCATGGTATTCGTCGCTCCTTCGCTCGGTGTGGGAGAAGGTGGGGGCGGGAGCGAGTAAGGTCCCCAAGCTGACGGCTGGAGGTGCGCTGCTGGGTGGGGTGGTGGGCGTGTTCTTTGGAGGGCCCATAGGGGGAGCTATAGGGGCCACTGCTGGATCTGTGGTCACTGAGGTGGGGAGAAGGAGGTTTAGCCAGACAAAGAACTCAGCAGAAGAGACAGATGCCACAGGGAGAATAGAAGGAGAAATCTTGGACAAGGTGTtgaaaacagagtga
- the LOC118375206 gene encoding GTPase IMAP family member 8-like isoform X26 yields the protein MRKDRCCHNRLIEVRRVTQERQAGSERLGSSERRKEKTQGYRQKTQQPVPTNSYLAMTDVLPGSHARTPEPELRLVLLGTIGCGKTLSGDTLLGQSSSGSPSSSGSSPRLCQLRPGASEGRRLTVVEAPRWYWSGGHMEAGVRKETERVLELAAPGPHAFLLLVPVGQFTEVEHRVPAELEEVFGEGVLKHTLVLFTCGDYLMGQGAGQYLEGEDPGLREVIDRCGGQYHVLNNRRPQDREQVRELLEKVEDMVQKNRGCYIRQNTLQREMEEQGRERERELKEKVEEQGRGRERELKEKVEEQGRGRERELKEKVEEQGRGRERELKEKVEEQARGRERELKEKVEEQARGRERELKEKVEEQARGRERELESRRVTNTETRRYWGNRKREVTPNSVIERRREEEREVIKRRREEMERKREEEIERRREEGEDMEEKVTVKPLVNCLQSTPAQQQQSKKTQNGGPALFTRIPSFHLTEEGDILSQLSEIEAKPAQKVVNTFCHRINSIGEKTTTSSSSQSELRVVLLGRSGSGKSAAGNIILGREEFVSRPDITTAVTQDCQKSRALVAGRRVAVVDTPDWFRSEHPPDVVRSQLSSCVALSAPGPHAFILCVPVDQPAQAELQALGALEKVFGPGAVRTHTLVLFTHSDRLKESGKVGVEGVEKYISSQRRDLLELVKRCGDRYHVMERGSGGEGEEERKRRSVGELLDKVEQTVREGGGECFSCPLFQEAEDRVRQRQEEIVRGRGEEVKRQALHSYSMQPLRETEEDEEENERTREEAEKSVSALELENLPSLSSSPAWYSSLLRSVWEKVGAGASKVPKLTAGGALLGGVVGVFFGGPIGGAIGATAGSVVTEVGRRRFSQTKNSAEETDATGRIEGEILDKVLKTE from the exons ctaTGACTGACGTCCTCCCCGGCAGCCATGCCAGAACTCCAGAGCCAGAGCTCCGCCTGGTCCTCCTCGGGACCATCGGCTGTGGCAAGACCCTGTCAGGAGACACCCTCCTGGGCCAGTCCTCCTCcggctctccttcctcctctggtTCTTCCCCCAGGCTTTGCCAGCTGAGGCCTGGGGCCTCCGAGGGCCGGAGGTTGACCGTGGTGGAGGCCCCTCGCTGGTACTGGAGCGGGGGCCACATGGAGGCTGGGgtgaggaaggagacagagagggtactTGAGCTGGCTGCCCCGGGGCCACACGCCTTCCTGCTGCTGGTTCCTGTCGGCCAGTTCACAGAG GTGGAGCACAGAGTGCCCGCTGAGCTGGAAGAGGTGTTTGGGGAGGGGGTGTTGAAACACACCCTGGTGCTGTTCACCTGTGGAGACTACCTGATGGGCCAGGGGGCGGGGCAgtacctggagggagaggaccctgggctcaggGAGGTGATTGACAGGTGTGGGGGCCAATACCACGTCCTCAACAACCGCCGACCGCAGGAcagggagcaggtcagggagctgCTGGAGAAG GTGGAGGACATGGTACAAAAGAACAGAGGATGCTACATACGACAAAACAccctgcagagagagatggaagaacaagggagggagagagagagggaactgaaggagaag gtggaagaacaagggagggggagagagagggaactgaaggagaaggtggaagaacaagggagggggagagagagggaactgaaggagaaggtggaagaacaagggagggggagagagagggaactgaaggagaag gtggaagaacaagcgagggggagagagagggaactgaaggagaag gtggaagaacaagcgagggggagagagagggaactgaaggagaaggtggaagaacaagcgagggggagagagagggaactggaATCTAGACGCGTCACCAACACAGAGACACGCAGATATTGGGGAAACAGGAAAAGAGAGGTTACACCTAACTCTGTtatagagaggagaagagaggaagagagggaagtgatcaagaggagaagggaagagatggagaggaaaagagaagaagagattgagaggagaagggaagagggggaagataTGGAAGAGAAAGTGACTGTGAAACCCTTGGTTAACTGTCTTCAATCAACACCAGCACAACAGCAGCAGTCAAAAAAAACCCAGAATGGTGGTCCAGCACTGTTCACAAGGATCCCTAGTTTCCATCTGACTGAAG AGGGCGATATACTCTCACAGCTGTCCGAAATCGAAGCAAAACCAGCCCAGAAAGTTGTTAATACCT TCTGCCACAGAATCAACAGCATTGGAGAGAAGacaaccacctcctcctcctcccagtcaGAGTTGCGTGTGGTTCTGCTGGGtaggtcagggtcagggaagAGTGCAGCAGGTAATATCATACTGGGGCGGGAGGAGTTTGTGTCTCGACCAGACATTACCACAGCCGTCACTCAGGACTGTCAGAAGAGCAGGGCCCTCGTTGCCGGGAGACGG GTGGCAGTGGTGGACACTCCAGACTGGTTCCGCTCCGAGCACCCTCCCGATGTGGTCCGCTCCCAGCTGTCGTCCTGTGTGGCCCTCTCGGCCCCTGGCCCCCACGCCTTCATCCTCTGTGTCCCCGTAGACCAACCAGCCCAGGCAGAGCTGCAGGCTCTAGGGGCCCTAGAGAAAGTCTTTGGTCCCGGGGCGGTCCGGACCCACACCCTGGTCCTCTTCACTCACTCCGATCGGTTGAAGGAGAGCGGGAAAGTGGGAGTGGAAGGAGTGGAGAAGTATATCTCCAGCCAGAGGAGAGATTTGTTAGAGTTGGTTAAACGATGTGGGGATCGGTATcatgtgatggagagagggagcggaGGAGAaggcgaggaggagaggaagaggaggagtgtggGGGAGTTATTGGATAAGGTGGAGCAgacggtgagagagggaggaggagagtgttTCTCCTGTCCGCTCTTCCAGGAGGCGGAGGAtagggtgagacagagacaggaggagatagtgaggggaagaggagaggaggtgaagagacaAGCGCTTCATTCCTACTCCATGCAGCccttgagagagacagaggaagatgaggaggagaatgagagaacgagagaggaggCGGAGAAGAGTGTGAGCGCCCTGGAATTGGAAAATCTTCCCTCGCTCTCGTCCTCTCCTGCATGGTATTCGTCGCTCCTTCGCTCGGTGTGGGAGAAGGTGGGGGCGGGAGCGAGTAAGGTCCCCAAGCTGACGGCTGGAGGTGCGCTGCTGGGTGGGGTGGTGGGCGTGTTCTTTGGAGGGCCCATAGGGGGAGCTATAGGGGCCACTGCTGGATCTGTGGTCACTGAGGTGGGGAGAAGGAGGTTTAGCCAGACAAAGAACTCAGCAGAAGAGACAGATGCCACAGGGAGAATAGAAGGAGAAATCTTGGACAAGGTGTtgaaaacagagtga